In Candidatus Liberibacter africanus PTSAPSY, the genomic stretch ATGTTATCTTGTGCAGAAGAAATTCTCAAACGACTAGATTTACATTATCGTGTTGTACTATTGTGTTCTGGAGATCTTGGTTTCAGTGCCCGTAAAACTTATGATTTAGAAGTATGGTTGCCTGGACAAAACATGTATCGTGAAATTTCTTCTTGTTCTAATTGTGGGAATTTTCAATCAAGACGAATGAATTCTCGATACCGTGATCCACATAACAAATCTTTAAAGTTTACACATACACTGAATGGTTCAGGAGTAGCGGTAGGACGTTGCCTTATTGCAATTTTAGAAAACTACCTCAATAGGGATGACTCAGTAACCGTTCCGAATGTTTTGCGACCATATATGAATAATTTAGAAATAATCAAAAAAGAACATATTTTGGAGTAAATAATGAGAATTTTATTAACAAATGACGATGGCATTAAATCTGAAGGATTAATAGCATTAGAAAATATAGCTAGAAGCATCTCAAACGATATCTGGATATGTGCTCCCGAAATGGATCAAAGCTGCTTATCAAATTCTTTGACAATATCCAAAAGCCTAGCTTGTCGTAAAATCAGCAATCAACGCTTTGCAGTCCGCGGGACGCCAGTTGATTGCGTCATTGTAGCTCTTCAAAAAATGGGGGACAAAAGACCAGATTTAATATTATCAGGAGTGAATATCGGAACCAATACCTCTAATCACGTAGCGTATTCTGGAACATTAGCAGCTGCATTTGAAGGAAGTTTACAAGGAATTCGTTCATTTGCTCTAAGCCAAGCCTATACCAATGAAAACATGATTCCCTGGGAAGTAGCAAAAACGCATGCACCGAATATTTTACACCAGTTACTAAAATTCAATAATATTCCAAATAGCACTCTATTTAACATTAATTTTCCTCATTGCTCTCCAAAAGACGTGGAAAAAATAGTCATCACGAAACAAGAGCACCCCTGCTTTTCACTTGACGCACAACAAATATCTGAAAATCATAATATAACTAACTATTCCTTAGAATTTCGTGATCATCCAAGAGATCTATGTGAAGATTCTGATGCCTTTGCTATAAAACATAATATGATTTCGGTAACTCCCATCAAAACCGATCTTACAGATTATAATTCTCAACAGCATATGGCTATATCACTTGAAAAATGATCCATATACGAACAATAGAATTTTTCTCTTGTGATATTGGTTTCTAAATTAATAAAAAAAAATCGTAAAGTTAAATTTATTACTATCTCTTAATGTTACTAATAATATGGCTGAAAAATATTTCATAACATAAAAAGTGATGTTCTAGCCGTTTATAAATTTTTTCCTTAGAAAATTAATTCGTGATTTGGGAGAGAGGTATTTAAATGAGATCAACCACTGTATTCCTAATCAAATACAAAATGATAATTTATAGTTATATTAGATCAATAAAACAGGTTAACAAATCCTTTTTATCCATACATAGATTATTTGTTTATCCCCCTCATTATAAAATATATAAAATTTTAATAAATATCAGCGCTTGGATAATGATAGTGATGCCGGTAGACTGCAAAGCAGATATAAAAACGCCTACCGATAGCATTAATGATCAGCAAATAGTAATACTCAAAAA encodes the following:
- the surE gene encoding 5'/3'-nucleotidase SurE is translated as MRILLTNDDGIKSEGLIALENIARSISNDIWICAPEMDQSCLSNSLTISKSLACRKISNQRFAVRGTPVDCVIVALQKMGDKRPDLILSGVNIGTNTSNHVAYSGTLAAAFEGSLQGIRSFALSQAYTNENMIPWEVAKTHAPNILHQLLKFNNIPNSTLFNINFPHCSPKDVEKIVITKQEHPCFSLDAQQISENHNITNYSLEFRDHPRDLCEDSDAFAIKHNMISVTPIKTDLTDYNSQQHMAISLEK